taaacAAGATAAAAGACTTAAAAGACCAGACTGTAGGCAGCTAAGAAGTAATGTAGTAGCTATTGCTGAATCAAAAATTACTCCTGGCAAGGACAGAGAAGCAAGGAGGAgctttttcaaatatatacaaaaccaagaaaaattaCTCATCTAGAGAACTAGTCTTACGTGAATAAGATTCGATGGTGCCGCATAACGACTCAGTCTGATCACATAACAAGAGAGAAATTACATTACATAGTCTTGTATATAAGCAAGTCGAGACTAGATTGATTGTGAAATAAAGAGATTCTAACAATCAATCGAGATGCATACTTGAATACAATTCATATGAATCAAGGACTTGCAATTAGCCAGGACCCTAATTGATTAAGACatggttgaccaaaaaaacaaaactattagaAATTATGGTCAAAGTAGTAGCTACAGAGATTAGAAATCTATTCCAATGGTCTTAGCTCTAACGTCAACAAAGGTTTAATCATCCCCTAAACTTCAAGTTTCAACTTAGTCCGAATCAGGAGAAAGACTATGAGGGAAGTTATTTGGACAAATGGTTTAATGCTCTACTAAAGGGGAATCGATCAGATTCTAATTGTAACATTTTGGGTACCTGGAGGTTGAAGATCCTTCGAAGAACGAAGTGAGCCGCCTCGCGAACATTCTGTTCAGGTGATGTTGACCCGACTCGCTGATTCGACCCGGAGCTGGTTTTGAAACGGTCAAGGATATAAGTGGCGCTGGATTGATGAGGAAATCGCTATCAATTGAGATAGACTGCGAATAGTACGAGAACACCATCATTTTGGATGCTTTGACGCAGATTCATTCATGGCTTCTAGGTCTTTTATTACTTCATTAGTTGTTGACTTAAAGAAATATATCTAAGTAACGTTTAATGATGTGGGGGATATTAAGCAGCCAGGTTTTACACTCAGCTATAGTCATCTTTTCGTATAAGCATCTAATTCGACAAATGTATAGTATAGTCATCTTTTCGTATAAGCATATATAGTATAGTCATCGTATAAGCATATATACCGTTTTCAATTTAATGGTCACACGATcctttctgaaaaaaaaaagaaaattatcattAAACAAGCTTCtgatcaacaaaataatatccCAAAAAGGTggattaaatttttgttttcttcatagACATAAGGAAATTAACTTTATAGTCTGACCATTGATTAACTTTCAGCAATGTGCACAACTGCCATTTTGATAACACCATAGTTTAAGatgccaaaaaaacaaaggaagatGGAGCGAGAAAGATGAATTACGCTATAGGAATTGATTTTCCTCTTAAGTGCTCAAGTCTCACTTTAAATTCAACTATCACGGATGAGCCAAATGCCCAGCcctaaacaaaaagattaactTAGTAATTGATACCTTGTAGAAAGACAAACCGTGAGATCAGTGAAAGTGGTAAGTTGCCTGGATATCACGAAAGTGTCAAGACTCTTCTCTTCACCATCTTTAATCATATCTTCCATCATATGAATCTTCAGCATCTTGAATTGACGATCGAAGACAGGCTTGTAGAGATGACTCAAACGTGTACCACAATGGCCTCATAATATAGATGCAAGATTATTATGATTGAATGACGATTCTTCGGATGCATATGTAGGAATAAACACTGCGTCATACGAGTTCTCATAACCATCAATTCACTTTCGAATAGAAATGGtaaattttcattacaaaCTGATCCAAGCACTTCAAGACCTAATGAGAACAAAGTAAATCAACACAAAGACAGTGTCCGGACTTTTGAtaggatttattttttaaaaggtattTCGCATATAAACTTCTTAACATAGATCTCTACATATAtagacaaaatgaaataaatacaaaGATGTGCTTCATAAGTTCTCAACAAAGCCCAAGTAATCTCCACAATAAGGCTTATTTATAAGTCCTCTAATCTGAGTGACTTCAATGATTCTTCCAGCCCAAAACAAGGCTTCTCTCCTCCAGAAAAATAATTAggattattatattattatttgttttgtttcctcgaataaaaaagagaatccGAGAACTTTTTAAGACAAAAGCCAAGTCTTCGAAACCTTATGAGATGTGATAGAGTTACAAGGGTAAAACAGGAACTCagaataaaaataagttaatCGAGAAAGCTCCAAATAAACACCACTCGTCCGCCTCTCTGTCTctcaccaaaataaaaaactcaatctctctctctctctctctccatcgAGAAACACTAAACTGCTATAATCATTACCTCTCTTCGATTTCTCAAACCCTATCTGGCTCTCTACCCATATGCTTCAGATCCGCATTAAAAAAGctaagttttttgttatgtccttctttcttatttgatcagtttgttcttgtttcacGATTTTAACCtgagattttttatatattttctccaGATCTGCTATCCGCAGTCATCTGTTCATAGGAAAAggcaagttttttttccatctCTACTTCAGATCTGAAAAAGATGGATTGTTCTTCTTGTGTTGTCCGGTTTCATCAATTTAATCTGttctttgttattatattttacagatCTGGCTTTACTTTTAGAGATTATCTCAGATCCAGCCTTTTACCCAATTGAAGGCAAGTTCacatactctgttttttttgtcttggttTTAATTTCTCGGTTTTTTACATGTAACAGATGTTTTAAgcatgattttttgtttaaacagtTTGTTTTTCCTACCCTTAAAACTTCTCTGAATTAATATCCCATTTATATGACCACTCTAATGTCTTCTTATACGACTACGCAAGTGTTGCATATTCTTGACCTTTTCACACTTCATTTGCATTTTAGTCTAACAATATAAATCCGCAAATATCTTGTGTTTATACTTATTGAAATTAGTCTTCCGACATATATAATCTAGGATCTATTTGGATTATTTGGGCCATCAGTCTCATTCGTTTCATTAACATCTGAGTCTTTGAACTTTGTTTATCTTTCCTAgcttgatattttaatattagtttttttgcgcctctttgtttttgatcatTTATTCTCTCAATTGGATAGTATAGTGAAGTAAATAATGTAGCTATGACTTTACCTGTAGCATTTACCTGTAGCatcttaaaaatatgaattaaaaatgatttagctAATTTGGGCTTATGTTTATAAGCATAGAAGTTTATACTACAAGTTCGTTTAGATTTTTCCAGTATCAACTCAAACATAGTTTTTACTCAAGCATAGTTTTTACTCAAGCATAGTTTTTACTCACACTAAAACCCACATGTAGTGTGCAAAAGTAAGTACCCCCCCACCTCTGTTCCTCACGGTTTTTCTGCAAAGGACCCACCCTCCTTGAACTTCAGCGTCCATCACAATGtccccatcatcatcaaacctGTACAAGCCAGTGGCGATCCTAACATTGTAGAAGTTGATAGCATTTTTGCAAGTGGAGGGAGCACTTGTGTTTCTCCACGTATTGCTGTCTTGATTAAAGCGGTTGTCAACTCTGTAAAGTCCCTCTACTTCAATAGGTATGGTAAATGAGTTTGATTCTGGGAATAGGTTGTGGTTGTTATAAAGAATGCTCCACTCAGCAGCGTTGAGCCAGCGCTGTGTTGATGTTTGAAGCACAGCTGCTACATCTGTCAAAAATAGCAACCAAACATatgagatttatatatatattataagcaACTGTTTTattctgaaatttttaaatcttGCCTTAATTGTACAAATTCCATAGATCTAGGAGACTATTCTAAGATTCCATAGATCTGTAACACTGTGCTACGATTTCTACACTGTTCTAAGATTCCATAGATCTGTAACACTGTACTACGATTTCTACACTGTTCTAAGATTCCATAGATCATAACTTTTCTAAGATTTCTACACTGTTACCAATTCCATAGATTGTAGCCTCGATTTCCCAAATTCACAGATCTACTCTAATTTTAAATACATTCCTCCAATTCCCAAACTCACCAATGTTTCTTGAtactttcaatttcaatttctttattaCCCCAAATTCGCTACCCCTATATCTTGCTTCTGAGAATATAATCGTTTTTTATTACCTTCATTTCCTTCAGGTAGGTCCATATGCTGAAGATTTATCGCAGGAGCGACCACTACGGGAGCCGCCATTGGAGATTCtctgtgagagagagagagagaaatagttTGAGAATCAATCTTCTGTATTTTATTGTGTAGATCAAGTTATTTAGTATATGCTAGTACTTATGGTTAAAATAGActattattaaaattcaaaagtaatAAAGCCAACGAGTACACTAAACTCAGAttatattttccaaaactATTGCTAAAGAATATCAATACGTACACTAGATATAGAAATCGGAATTAGGTACGTTGTGATCCATTTCAGCTACTGTTAGGGGTAAGATTTGGGCTTGCTTGGCCCAAGGCCCAAATCCAAGTCAAAGGCCTAAGCAGAATGTTAAGTCAAGAGGGTAGGCTCGTCAAAATCCTGGAGGAGTGTCCTACACGCAGAAGGCTATAAATACGGAATAGCATGTCTTGTCAAAGGGGGATTCCGCCGGACACGCAGAGACACAgagcagctcgtcagctcacccgtccgAAGTATCCCGCCAGCCGGtccgtctcaagcagctcgtcagctcacccgtctcaagcagctcgtcagctctcCCGTCCGAAGCAGCTCGTCAGCCGGCCCGTatcaagcagctcgtcagctcacccgtctcaagcagctcgtcagctctcCCCTCCGAAGTATCCCGCCAGCCGGTCCGTCTCAaacagctcgtcagctcacccgtctcaagcagctcgtcagctcacccgtccgAAGTATCCCGCCAGCCGGtccgtctcaagcagctcgtcagctcacccgtctcaagcagatcgtcagctcacccgtctcaagcagctcgtcagctctcCCCTCCGAAGTATCCCGCCAGCCGGtccgtctcaagcagctcgtcagctcacccgtctcaATCAGCTCGTCAGCTCTCCCCTCCGAAGTATCCCGCCAGCCGGTCCGTCTCAaacagctcgtcagctcacccgtccgAAGTATCCCGCCAGCCGGTtcgtctcaagcagctcgtcagctcacccgtctcaagcagctcgtcagctcacccgtctcaagcagctcgtcagctcacccgtctcaagcagctcgtcagctcacccgtatcaagcagctcgtcagctcacccgtccaAAGTACCTCGTCTGCCCATCCATCTTGAGTAACTCGTTTACTCGTCCGTCCGAAGTGTCTCTCCGACCTGCCCGCCCAAAATAACTAACCTACTCGCACGTCTCGAGAAGCCATCCAGCTCGTCGCACATCTGCCGGCTCGTCAATTACCTGCCGACCTTCCTCCAATAATGGCCTAGCTCGTTTATCACAATATGAACTACGTGTGGCTTGATCCCTTTCtaagggtacgtaggcaacCTTTTACAAGGTTCAGCTATAAAACGAATAAACTCTATTCTTCCTCGGAAGATCGTCTTCCGGCCTCAAGCTCGTCTTTCATCTACAATCGGCTCGTTCTTACTCCATTTATGCTcgttgaagaaatcatcatTTGTAATCCGTCCAATCCGCCTAAGTCGCGGGCTCGTCATTAATagaaagattcttcttccttccctAGAGATCCCATTTTCGTACTTGTGTGATTCGTGCATCAACAGCTACCATAAACTATTAATTGTAGTGAGTAAGTGGACTTTAGATTCATATAGAGTTATGCGATTCGGTTGAACGTATCATACGAATCTCAGTGTCTACCTAATTAATACACATATAATGCAAAAAGAACAAACGCATACTATAGATGATAAGACGTGATTGGACACATTAAACACATAGTTTACGGCATTACATAAACCGATACACATAATTAATTACGTGTTACTTCTGTGGCGTGTAGTAGAAAGACTAGCTGCATATGGCACCTAATTAATACTCATATATGGTTCATGCGAAATGCTGATATGTATAAGGTAATATATACCACCACTTTGGTACCACAATGCAACATCTAAATTCGATTATGATAAGCTATGATAAGCTATCTTCTCAATATCAATTAATCGCTTCTTTATTCTAATACCACTCCTTAATATATGCCTATCATATCATTATTTCACAACGCatgtttacttttgttatgaaatagttttgtttaaaggGTGGTAACGTAATTTATGGGTTCCATTAGGattgtgatttattttctctccTCATCCTTATGCATGTAAGAATTtgcatttttataaatatatactatgaATTCAGTCCAACCTTACAGTGTGAACAATTTAATTAAACGAAGCATAAtcctaaaagaaaataaaactaaaaaaaaatagttaagatggtataagataattttattaagttaAGATGTTGCACTTTTCACTAAGTAAATCAAACATTTACATAGTGATTTGTCATAATGTGCATATTCCATTTTTTCGGGTCTTTCATTTCCATATTCCTCAGCTCTTTCATATattgaagattgaagagaataagaaagaCGCTTTTTATAGGAAACGAATTAAAGAGTGTTGACTTGCCGTAAAAGTAACTTAAATTGTTCGTCGCCTGAGCATGGATTTATATAAACGTGAAGTACTATACAAAACCCTAACCAACATTTGATCAAACGACAATGATGTCGGAACTTCCAGAGCATTTGTTAGAAGAGATACTCTACCGCGTTCCAGCTATGTCTTTGAAACAGTTAGGGTCTACTTGCAAAGGATGGAACTGTTTATTCAAGGATAGGAGATTCACAAGAAAACACTTGGATAAAGGCCCAAAGCAGTTTCTGATTCACATGTCTAAAGGGCTTAGGGTACGCTCGATGAGTGTCGATCTCCATAGACTTCCACATGTAAAAGTCACAGTTGAATTTACCCTAATCAACCCTAAATATCCTAGTTGTCTAGATCAAGATCAATTCGAGATATATAAAGTCTCTCACTGCGACGGCTTATTGTTATGCGTCTGCGTCACCAAGGAGGACAATACTTGGCTCGCGGTATGGAACCCGTGTACTGGTCAAACAAGGTGGATTCAACCCATGACTTATATGACAACTATACTCTCGGATCCTACCAAAATAATAGCTACAATATATTGGCACACACTGGTTTTGGCTACGACCACGAATtccaaatttatgaaattaacTCCAATTCATGGAGGATTATTGATGCCACTTTGGACTTCAAATTAGGGTATATTGGTCGTGGCGTGTCTTTGAAGGGAAAGACTTACTGGATTGCtagtggtgaagaagagaaacggCTTGGCAAATTCTTAATCAGTTTTGATTATACGACAGAAAGATTTGAACGTCTATGTCTTCCGAATAAGTATCCTTGTTATGCAACTCTGGCTCTATCCGttgttagagaagagaaactttcCATGTTATCGCAACGCGGAATTAAATCAAAGGCAGAAATATGGGTGACAAATAAGATTGGTGAGACACAAGTGGTGTCGTGGAGCATGGTCTTAGCTTTGGATTTGCAGCCTAAACGTTGTATTGGGGAAAGCGGAAGTTTCTTGGTCgacgagaagaagagagtggtCGTGTGTTGTGATAATATTAGAGACCAAGGAAAAACCACGGTACACATTTTTGGAGAGGACAACAAAGTGAAACAAGTGGGTTTTGAAGTCGGATCATCTCTGTAATGTATGTTTtattatgttccaagtttgaCTCAAATCTACCAAGGTATCAcaggcaaaagaaaaagggacGAATGATCATAGTGTTTGGTGTGGATCTTGGAGCAACTATCAGATTTTTCAATTATGAtaagttttcttctcaatttcaattAATCGCTTCTTTATGCCATAATTTAGAGGCAATTGCTgtaatatttctaaattttttaggCATTCTTTACTTTGTACTTCTCCTTTTAATTATATAGGTAGATTTGATGATAATTAGAAGATTAAGACTTCAAAAATGGAGATTAtgtgaaattgagaaaagcatcacacaaagaaaatggtttttgGTGGAACAATTGGGATATTTGCATAACATGAATTTTGATTCCGGTTTACTAtacattatttgtttcttgattccgGTTTAGTATATCCTAGTACTTACTTAAATCAATAATCCGGGCATGGTTAAAATTAATCAGACGTTGAATCAATGAGACTCCCCGTCACCGTCAAAGCCACTAAGCCGTCGTTTCTCGTCATTTGGATCCGATACTCCTCCGCCGCGTCGTCGCCGACAGTCTCCTTGAATCCAGTAAACCTCTCTCCCGCACACGCTTACATGTATATGCGACTTTATTATCCATTGGAATCATTTtgagtgtgttttttttgtcttgggGTTCAATACTGTAGAGTGGACGATTACAGCAAACTCTCGCAGGATCTGTGGAAGTGAAAGGAAAATCTCTGCACTCCGGTAAGTTCTCGACGGTGAAGCTAAATCCGGAGATCGCCGGAGCTGGTAGGTTCTTCGAGTTTCGATCCAGATTCATCCCTGCGTCGATTGAATTTGCTCAGGAATCGCCTCTTTGCACGACGCTGTTGAAAGATGAGCTCAAAATCCGAACCGTTGAGCATTTGTTATCAGCTCTTGAGGCGAAGGGAGTTGATAATTGCAGGATTCAAATCGAGAGCGAAAGTTCCGATGATCGAGAAGTCGAGGTTTGTTACCTGAATACATACATTTTGAGTAATCATAGGTCGAATCAATGTCTCGTATTGTCTATTTTGACTGGATTTGTATGCTATAGAGATTGTCAACATCTTGCTGTGCAGTGTAGCTCTTAGTTTTATAGACTTGGTACACTGGAGGAGATGATGAGTGTAGGCAACACTAACCAAGTGACAGGTCCCTATTTTTGATGGATCAGCTAAAGAATGGGTCGATGCGATACAAGGAGTTGGCATAAACGCGGCTCAAAACCATGATGGTGAAAGTGTAGAGAAGATGGTCGCACATGTGAACAAGCCTGTGTATGTTTGCAAGAACGATACTTTTGTTGCTGCATTTCCGCTCTAGAGACTCGGATCACTTGTGGTATCGACTTCCCACAGGTTCAGTCTAATGGCATTTTGACTTATTTTCTGCTTGTACATAAATTGTTATTGACTTGGTCTGTTGTGTATGATGATGAACTTTACAGGTGCCTGCTATAGGCTGCCAATGGTTTTCTTGGAGACCTATCCATGAGTCTTCTTTTGCAAAGGATATCGCATCATCAAGAACCTTCTGTGTCTATGAAGAGGTTAGTTAGATCCATTGTTGTTGCTTAGGAGCTTTGGAATCAGTAAACTGGTGTTCGTTCTTCAACCATCTGTGTCTGAGGGTTTTGTTTGCAGGTGGAGCGTATGCGTGAAGCAGGGCTCATTAAAGGAGGTTCTCTGGATAACGCCATAGTTTGTAGGTAAATAATCTTGCATATTGATGACTAAAGGGACACAATATTCAACTGAAACTGTCTCTAATGCAGCGCTGAGCATGGATGGATGAATCCTCctctgcggtttgatgatgaagcaTGTCGACATAAGATTCTTGACCTAATCGGTGACCTCTCCCTTGTTTCACGGGGCGGAAATGGAGGACTCCCCGTGGCTCACATAGTCGCATATAAGGTAAATAATACTAGCTTAACATCTTATAGTTtgcacaaaaaagaaaaaaaaaaaacatcttatagttttctcgagaaaagaaaacaatagtatTATCTTTCAAATGCAGGCGGGTCATGCACTGCACACTGACTTAGCACGTCACCTTACCATGGACTGAAGAGTATGTGCTCGTTGTCAACCATATCCCGCAAAAGCCTTGAtcgtttctgtttctttttggattcGTTATCCAAAGATGGTACCAATGtgggatttttgtttgttcaatgGAAGATCATTACTCTTGTGAATACAGTAAAATTTGTAACATTAAACTATTTTAGGTACTAATCATAGGGACATTTTAACCGATCAAACtgttccaaaaccaaattgaattGAAACTTAAGTTGTAGTTCAATAATAGTTTTACTCTGTACCAATTTAACAtattgaaactgaaaataaaagaaaatggaacagaactaataaaaataataaaataatttaaaacgaaaaagaatTTGACTTGGATACATTTTTCACATTAGGAAAAGGTAAATTCctctccttttttatttttatttttttactcgTATTTATAATTGTTGTACATTATAACGTATTAGGATACGTATTAAGAgagaagaaccctaattaCTTACGAGAGAGgagaaccctaattttcaaTTGTGGTCGAAAATTGGAagaatgaggaggaggaggtgcgATCTTCAACCGAAGAGAACGAGAATGTGCGATCTTCAACCGAAGAGAACGAGTATGTGCGATCTTCCACCGAAGCTGGTAGGGGAGAAGATCCTCACGAGGATTCCGATAACATCTCTGAGAGCGGTGCGATCCACTTGCAAATTATGGAACGCTTTAACCAAAGATCGGGTTCTGGGTAAAGCAGCGGCGCAGTTTTTGGGGTTTATGACGATGGATTCAAAGGTCTGTTCAGTTAGATTCCATCTCCGTCGCAgcaaggaggaagaagaagacacgaTGGATCTATCTATAAAGCAGGTAGATTTGCTTAATCAAGTCGAGATATCTAGAGTGTATCACTGCGACGGCTTGTTGTTATGCGTGGCTAAGGACAACTCGAGGGTCGTGGTTTGGAACCCTTATTTGGGGCAAACAAGATGGATCAGACCCAGAACAGAATCCAACATAGGAGACAGCTATGCTCTTGGATACGACATCAACCGTaaccacaaaatcttgaggaTGGTGCAGACAAGAAACGTTTCCGTTTACAGGTACGAAATCTACGACTTGCGCTCTAATTCATGGAGGGTTCTCGAGGTCACTCCCAACGGGGAAATGGACCCTAATCATCCCCTCTACGGCGTTTCTGTGAAGGGAAATACCTACTTTTTTGCGCATGAGGATAGCAGCAGTGGTGAAATTGATGAAGATGGCGACATAATCGATCTTGAAGatttcttactctgttttgattttacaacaGAGACATTTGGTCTGCGTCTGCCTCTTCCGTTTCACTCTACTATCGATGCGACTGTGACCCTCTCTTGTGTTAGAGACCAGCAGCTCGCGGTGCTATATCATAATGAGGGTCTTCACAGTGATGATCGGTTTACCACAGTTGAGTTTTGGGTTACTACTAGTATTGAGCCCAACTCTGTGTCCTGGAGCAAGTTTTTGACAGTGGATATGAGACCATTGGCACTCACTGGTGTTCGGTTTGACAATGATATGGGTGCCACCTTCTTCATTGACGAGGATGAGAAAGTCGCTGTGGTTTTCGATCTAGACGGATACCTAAGCACCGAGAGCGCTCGTTACCACACCGCTTTTATCAGTGGAAAGGATGGATTCTTTAAACCTGTGACTCTAGGAGTAGCTCCCAATGTCGGGGAACCTTGTCCCAGAACCGGGCATATTCCGACTACATATCGTCCCCCGCTTGTCTGCTCGTCTACTTACCTTCCGAGTTTAGTGCAAGTCAACCAACAGcgcaaaaggaaagaaagacaTGTTTAGTTTTCTGTTCCTTGCAGTTCTCAAGACTGCTAGTCAATTCTCAGTTACATTTCCATGTtatctttctcctcttttagtttctcttctcaAACTTACTCTTGTCATGGTTTAAGTTTCTTACTTTTCGTCAGTGAGATGGTTAGGTaccttatttgtttcttgcaTTGTCGTCTGCTAGTAAATTTATCAAAGCATTGTTCTAGTCACTTGTTCACTTGCACCATCCTTAAGCAAAGCATGACATGGTTTCATGTACTGTTAGCCCAATTATGGAGTACATATCTCATATAAGTTAGTCTGTTTCTGCGTTTACTTCTAAGTTAGTCCCAATTATGGAGTACATATCTCatacatatcttatatatacgaAAAGTGATATCTGATCTCATCTCATGTATGTTGTGTTTCTTACACCATTATGAATACTATCTGGCCTTTACAGGTTCGTCCTGTAGTGAAAGAAGTACTAGACACATTTTGGGTAGGTGCTTAGCTAGGAAccaaataaaaactgaaagacCCTCGGCAATTTTTGTCGCTAGGCATGCTTAAATAACCATAGCTTTCTGCTTTCCACATTTCACAAATTAAGTAAAAGTGGAGGAACAAGTCGAATTTTTATGATAGAAACAATGGGAAGATGGCAAGGAACATTTTGCATTGGCAAATATTATTACAGGGAGGCACTATTCGAACACAGCAGATTTTCTCATTCAGGCTAGTCTACGTCAGCTTCTCGGAATCCTTTTTCTCTacgattttgatgaaattgcGGACAATTGTCTTGCCCTCAGTTGTTATAATACTCTCCGGATGAAATTGAACTCCCTGTGAACAATGTTTACAAGACTTCAAGAGTTCTGTTTTGAATGGAGGGGGCAATAAGATTACAGTACACACTTGTGCGGGTTTTACCTGTATATGCTTGTACTTTCTGTGACGGGCAGCCATAACCAGACCATCTTCTGTCCATGCTGTAACCTCGAGCTCATCACTAGGAAATGTATCTTTTTCGATCACGAGACTGTGATATCTACCTACAATGAAAGGGCTGAAACCAACcagatttgttttattacaCATTTTTACAGACTT
This sequence is a window from Arabidopsis thaliana chromosome 1 sequence. Protein-coding genes within it:
- a CDS encoding F-box family protein (F-box family protein; CONTAINS InterPro DOMAIN/s: F-box domain, cyclin-like (InterPro:IPR001810), F-box domain, Skp2-like (InterPro:IPR022364), F-box associated domain, type 1 (InterPro:IPR006527), F-box associated interaction domain (InterPro:IPR017451); BEST Arabidopsis thaliana protein match is: F-box family protein (TAIR:AT1G25150.1); Has 30201 Blast hits to 17322 proteins in 780 species: Archae - 12; Bacteria - 1396; Metazoa - 17338; Fungi - 3422; Plants - 5037; Viruses - 0; Other Eukaryotes - 2996 (source: NCBI BLink).), producing MRRRRCDLQPKRTRMCDLQPKRTSMCDLPPKLVGEKILTRIPITSLRAVRSTCKLWNALTKDRVLGKAAAQFLGFMTMDSKVCSVRFHLRRSKEEEEDTMDLSIKQVDLLNQVEISRVYHCDGLLLCVAKDNSRVVVWNPYLGQTRWIRPRTESNIGDSYALGYDINRNHKILRMVQTRNVSVYRYEIYDLRSNSWRVLEVTPNGEMDPNHPLYGVSVKGNTYFFAHEDSSSGEIDEDGDIIDLEDFLLCFDFTTETFGLRLPLPFHSTIDATVTLSCVRDQQLAVLYHNEGLHSDDRFTTVEFWVTTSIEPNSVSWSKFLTVDMRPLALTGVRFDNDMGATFFIDEDEKVAVVFDLDGYLSTESARYHTAFISGKDGFFKPVTLGVAPNVGEPCPRTGHIPTTYRPPLVCSSTYLPSLVQVNQQRKRKERHV
- the LpxC2 gene encoding UDP-3-O-acyl N-acetylglycosamine deacetylase family protein (UDP-3-O-acyl N-acetylglycosamine deacetylase family protein; BEST Arabidopsis thaliana protein match is: UDP-3-O-acyl N-acetylglycosamine deacetylase family protein (TAIR:AT1G25054.1).), which gives rise to MLQIRIKKAKSAIRSHLFIGKDLALLLEIISDPAFYPIEVCKSKYPPTSVPHGFSAKDPPSLNFSVHHNVPIIIKPVQASGDPNIVEVDSIFASGGSTCVSPRIAVLIKAVVNSVKSLYFNR
- the LpxC2 gene encoding UDP-3-O-acyl N-acetylglycosamine deacetylase family protein (UDP-3-O-acyl N-acetylglycosamine deacetylase family protein; BEST Arabidopsis thaliana protein match is: UDP-3-O-acyl N-acetylglycosamine deacetylase family protein (TAIR:AT1G25054.1).), which encodes MLQIRIKKAKSAIRSHLFIGKDLALLLEIISDPAFYPIEVCKSKYPPTSVPHGFSAKDPPSLNFSVHHNVPIIIKPVQASGDPNIVEVDSIFASGGSTCVSPRIAVLIKAVVNSVKSLYFNRYGK
- a CDS encoding uncharacterized protein (unknown protein; BEST Arabidopsis thaliana protein match is: unknown protein (TAIR:AT1G25097.1); Has 12 Blast hits to 12 proteins in 1 species: Archae - 0; Bacteria - 0; Metazoa - 0; Fungi - 0; Plants - 12; Viruses - 0; Other Eukaryotes - 0 (source: NCBI BLink).), which translates into the protein MAAPVVVAPAINLQHMDLPEGNEDVAAVLQTSTQRWLNAAEWSILYNNHNLFPESNSFTIPIEVEGLYRVDNRFNQDSNTWRNTSAPSTCKNAINFYNVRIATGLYRFDDDGDIVMDAEVQGGWVLCRKTVRNRGHCGTRLSHLYKPVFDRQFKMLKIHMMEDMIKDGEEKSLDTFVISRQLTTFTDLTGWAFGSSVIVEFKVRLEHLRGKSIPIA
- a CDS encoding uncharacterized protein (unknown protein; BEST Arabidopsis thaliana protein match is: unknown protein (TAIR:AT1G25025.1); Has 6812 Blast hits to 2172 proteins in 306 species: Archae - 0; Bacteria - 350; Metazoa - 1330; Fungi - 775; Plants - 255; Viruses - 55; Other Eukaryotes - 4047 (source: NCBI BLink).), with protein sequence MSCQRGIPPDTQRHRAARQLTRPKYPASRSVSSSSSAHPSQAARQLSRPKQLVSRPVSSSSSAHPSQAARQLSPPKYPASRSVSNSSSAHPSQAARQLTRPKYPASRSVSSSSSAHPSQADRQLTRLKQLVSSPLRSIPPAGPSQAARQLTRLNQLVSSPLRSIPPAGPSQTARQLTRPKYPASRFVSSSSSAHPSQAARQLTRLKQLVSSPVSSSSSAHPYQAARQLTRPKYLVCPSILSNSFTRPSEVSLRPARPK